In Salvelinus alpinus chromosome 22, SLU_Salpinus.1, whole genome shotgun sequence, one genomic interval encodes:
- the LOC139549693 gene encoding olfactory receptor 52D1-like gives MYILIGAISALGIAVPVMFVPRMLVSFLSNINLISREECLIQMFCIHYCACFQSTILLGMAIDRYVAICRPLRYNEYIDVTHSLIFNAVFVIRNTVVIIVMVGLIKPLTFCKSNTMYHCFCEHTSVVSLACGNVSRNYIAGIVAFCIPTTDCVFIVYSYVVIFMAILKSPSGDSRQKAIDTCSTHIMVICVAYLSAMTAFIGYRVSAVPPDFRVFISLMYLLVPGCFNPVIYGYRTKEIRAHLLKYFTCNKIDL, from the coding sequence ATGTATATCCTGATAGGAGCCATATCAGCTCTGGGTATTGCCGTGCCTGTGATGTTTGTACCTAGGATGCTGGTTAGTTTCCTATCTAACATTAACTTGATTTCCAGAGAGGAATGTCTCATTCAGATGTTTTGCATTCATTACTGTGCCTGTTTTCAATCCACTATCTTACTGGGGATGGCGATAGATCGTTACGTTGCTATCTGTCGTCCTCTGAGATACAACGAGTATATCGACGTGACTCATTCTCTCATTTTCAACGCCGTGTTTGTGATTCGAAACACTGTCGTGATTATTGTGATGGTTGGTTTGATAAAACCGCTGACGTTTTGCAAGTCCAATACGATGTACCATTGCTTTTGTGAACACACGTCAGTGGTTAGTCTGGCTTGTGGTAACGTTTCCAGAAACTACATTGCGGGTATAGTAGCCTTTTGTATACCGACTACTGACTGTGTTTTCATAGTGTATTCCTATGTGGTCATTTTTATGGCTATATTGAAATCACCATCAGGAGATTCGCGGCAGAAGGCCATTGATACCTGCAGTACTCATATCATGGTTATTTGTGTTGCTTATTTAAGTGCAATGACAGCGTTCATTGGCTATAGGGTGAGCGCTGTCCCTCCTGATTTCCgtgtgtttatcagtctgatgtaTCTTCTAGTTCCCGGCTGTTTTAATCCTGTCATATACGGTTATAGAACTAAAGAAATTAGAGCTCACTTACTTAAATATTTTACATGTAATAAAATAGACTTGTGA